The proteins below are encoded in one region of Bacteroides uniformis:
- a CDS encoding SusC/RagA family TonB-linked outer membrane protein has product MNEDHKKRGLTHSKLLTAVAISSLLLSSGNVMAAQANPDNSLGVTEQLQAITISGLVIDAAGEPIIGASVVEKGTTNGGITDLDGKFTLTITPGATLKISFVGYQTQEVKAAKTMRITLKEDTEMLDEVVVVGYGVQKKANLTGAVSTVDLNKTMAGRPQQDVAKALQGAVPGLSILTTSGAIDETASMRIRGLGTLSNGEVSNPLIVVDGVPMDDISFLDTQDIENISVLKDASASSIYGTRAAFGVILINTKSAKPSEKVTINYSNNFAWDQATYLPDYPDVPTQLKMGIEASMNGGAGMPELFGMYFDKLLPYAEKWQQQNGGKTGYRPMNLYQSDSNVGDYIVLDGTPFYYADWDVQDIYFNKAAPSMSHNVSIQGTSGKTNYYLSFGYNEKQGQMKIHPDELKKYNASVNVTTNVYDWLQVGARINYSRKNYKRPDTWANTYQYLWRWGSYFIPSGTIDGYDTRVMAMQKQAADREVTTDLTRMNTFLKAEIVKGLTLNADFTYAIQNMNSGSQDNSVYGINWSGKPVPSYIVTKGNSGIWRDFSKQNTWTANAYVNYTKTFAKKHNLNVMAGVNAEEEEYKYLYGTRNVMYDQEGYPELNMAGKDGQDLSWNHTSRASAGYFGRINYDYKGIYLLELNGRYDGSSRFPHTDQWAFFPSASIGYRFSEEAYFAPLKHIVSNGKLRASFGEIGNEAVGDYMFEQLISQRLNNKSTGYIYWIENNNANANLLTMYNMPDLVSSTLTWERIRTLNIGLDLGLLNDELTIGFDWFQRENRDMLAPAQVLPNTLGASAPYENAGTLRTRGWELNLNWRHTFGDFDVYANFNIGDSKTKVTKWDNDSKLLSTYYTGKTYGDIFGFETDRYFEEKDFTSQNADGSWNYANGIASQAGLESGNFHYGPGDVKFKDLDGNGKIDGGKGTADDHGDLKVIGNSMPRYEYSFHLGGAWKGIDLDLYFQGVGKREDWTTSSLNLPAMVHADVAIYSHQTSYNKVLWNSDYTAITGYEVNQGNRYPRLYRGTNNSGGTVSGIANGCNNYYPQSRYLTDMSYLRLKNVTVGYTLPKEWTRKAYIEKARIYFSGSNLFLLHKGNDLPVDPEISTGNGLTAGGWGRIAPITRTFSFGVQVTL; this is encoded by the coding sequence ATGAATGAAGATCACAAAAAACGAGGACTAACACATAGCAAACTCCTCACAGCAGTGGCAATCAGCTCACTGTTATTAAGCAGCGGCAACGTGATGGCTGCACAAGCCAATCCTGATAATTCGCTTGGCGTAACAGAACAATTACAAGCTATCACTATCAGCGGTTTAGTTATCGATGCAGCCGGCGAACCGATTATCGGTGCCAGCGTAGTAGAAAAAGGGACTACCAACGGCGGAATTACCGACTTAGACGGTAAGTTTACATTGACCATAACACCGGGAGCAACACTAAAAATATCATTTGTGGGCTATCAGACACAAGAAGTGAAGGCAGCCAAAACGATGAGAATAACTCTGAAAGAAGATACCGAGATGCTGGATGAAGTAGTAGTAGTAGGCTACGGTGTACAAAAGAAGGCTAACTTGACAGGAGCAGTTTCTACAGTGGACTTAAACAAGACAATGGCAGGTCGTCCACAACAAGATGTAGCCAAAGCATTGCAAGGGGCTGTTCCGGGACTAAGCATTCTCACCACAAGTGGTGCCATCGACGAGACAGCCTCCATGCGTATACGTGGTTTGGGGACATTGAGTAATGGAGAAGTCAGCAATCCACTCATTGTAGTGGACGGCGTTCCGATGGATGACATTTCTTTCCTCGATACGCAAGACATCGAAAATATTTCCGTACTGAAGGACGCTTCCGCTTCCTCCATTTATGGAACGCGCGCCGCTTTCGGTGTGATTCTAATCAATACCAAGAGCGCAAAGCCTAGCGAAAAGGTTACCATCAATTACAGCAACAATTTTGCATGGGATCAAGCTACTTACCTGCCGGACTATCCCGATGTACCCACACAATTAAAGATGGGTATCGAAGCCAGTATGAACGGTGGTGCCGGTATGCCTGAATTGTTCGGTATGTATTTCGACAAATTGTTACCTTACGCCGAAAAGTGGCAGCAACAGAACGGCGGCAAGACCGGCTACCGTCCTATGAACCTCTACCAAAGCGATAGTAACGTGGGTGACTATATCGTATTGGACGGCACTCCTTTTTATTATGCTGACTGGGATGTACAGGACATCTACTTCAACAAAGCTGCTCCTTCCATGAGCCACAATGTTTCTATACAAGGAACATCTGGTAAGACCAATTACTACCTATCTTTCGGCTACAACGAAAAGCAAGGACAGATGAAGATTCACCCGGACGAACTAAAAAAGTACAATGCCTCAGTCAATGTCACCACTAATGTTTACGACTGGCTACAGGTGGGTGCACGCATCAACTATAGTCGTAAGAACTATAAACGCCCGGACACATGGGCCAACACCTACCAATATTTGTGGCGTTGGGGTTCTTATTTCATTCCTTCGGGCACAATCGACGGCTATGACACACGCGTCATGGCCATGCAGAAGCAAGCTGCCGATCGTGAAGTGACAACAGACCTGACCCGTATGAACACCTTCTTGAAAGCTGAAATCGTTAAAGGACTGACCCTTAATGCAGACTTTACATATGCCATTCAGAATATGAACAGCGGTTCGCAGGACAACTCCGTTTACGGCATCAATTGGAGCGGGAAACCGGTACCCTCTTACATCGTCACTAAAGGCAATAGCGGCATCTGGAGAGACTTTTCCAAACAGAACACATGGACGGCCAACGCATACGTAAACTATACCAAAACATTTGCCAAAAAACACAACCTGAATGTAATGGCAGGTGTCAACGCAGAAGAAGAGGAATACAAATATCTGTATGGTACCCGCAATGTGATGTACGATCAAGAGGGATACCCCGAACTGAATATGGCTGGCAAGGATGGACAAGATTTGAGTTGGAATCATACATCCCGCGCTTCTGCCGGTTATTTCGGCCGTATCAATTATGACTACAAAGGCATTTATTTATTGGAACTGAACGGACGTTACGACGGTTCTTCCCGTTTCCCCCATACCGACCAGTGGGCCTTCTTCCCTTCTGCATCCATCGGCTACCGCTTCTCCGAAGAAGCCTACTTCGCCCCACTGAAACATATTGTCAGCAATGGTAAGTTGCGTGCTTCTTTTGGCGAAATCGGCAACGAGGCTGTGGGCGACTACATGTTCGAACAATTAATAAGCCAACGGTTGAACAATAAAAGTACCGGCTATATCTATTGGATTGAAAACAATAATGCCAACGCTAATCTCCTGACCATGTATAACATGCCGGATTTGGTATCAAGTACTTTGACCTGGGAGCGTATCCGCACCCTCAATATAGGTCTTGACCTGGGTCTCTTGAATGACGAACTGACTATAGGTTTCGACTGGTTCCAACGTGAGAATCGTGACATGCTGGCACCGGCACAAGTATTGCCGAACACTCTGGGTGCTTCTGCTCCTTATGAAAATGCCGGTACCTTACGTACACGTGGATGGGAGTTGAACTTGAACTGGCGCCATACCTTCGGCGACTTCGACGTATATGCCAACTTCAACATCGGTGACTCCAAGACTAAAGTAACAAAGTGGGACAATGATTCCAAACTGCTCAGCACCTATTACACCGGTAAAACCTACGGTGACATTTTCGGTTTTGAAACCGACCGTTACTTCGAGGAAAAAGACTTCACCAGCCAAAATGCAGACGGCTCATGGAATTATGCAAACGGCATTGCAAGCCAGGCAGGACTGGAATCCGGTAATTTCCATTACGGCCCGGGAGACGTCAAGTTCAAGGATTTGGACGGCAATGGCAAGATTGACGGTGGAAAAGGCACAGCAGACGACCACGGCGATTTGAAAGTCATCGGAAACTCTATGCCACGCTACGAATACAGCTTCCATTTAGGCGGAGCGTGGAAAGGTATCGACCTTGACCTCTACTTCCAAGGTGTAGGCAAACGTGAGGACTGGACGACTTCTTCCCTAAACCTTCCCGCCATGGTACATGCCGACGTAGCCATCTATTCCCACCAAACAAGCTATAACAAAGTGCTTTGGAATTCAGACTATACCGCCATTACCGGTTATGAGGTAAATCAAGGCAACCGTTATCCACGTCTTTATCGTGGTACAAATAATAGTGGAGGTACCGTATCCGGTATAGCTAACGGCTGCAACAACTACTATCCCCAATCCCGCTATTTGACAGACATGTCCTATCTTCGTCTGAAGAACGTAACTGTGGGATATACCCTTCCGAAAGAGTGGACACGCAAAGCCTACATTGAGAAAGCACGTATCTACTTCAGTGGCAGCAACCTCTTTCTGCTCCACAAAGGGAATGACCTTCCAGTCGACCCCGAAATCAGTACAGGCAATGGACTTACAGCTGGTGGATGGGGACGTATAGCTCCTATTACACGCACATTCTCATTTGGAGTCCAGGTAACATTATAA
- a CDS encoding RagB/SusD family nutrient uptake outer membrane protein — MKKLFIYGVTALAMLTGCNDLLDKSPLDTFTNTPAYWSNTDNLDNQCNTFYNNFTGFGNGASGGWFYFKTISDDQVDAESHNWTYTNVVASSTNWSAPFTEIRRANYIIAGVQSSSLDEATKAHYEGLARMNRAWEYYQLVRMYGDVQWIDKVIDPADNEALYGPRTDRDEVMDHVLADINYACEHITANSNRQRFSTDMAYAMKADITLYEGTYCKYRTQAENGKAADESRANKYLQECVSACEYLMAKNYSLSNSYKANYNSVSLASNPEMIFYKPYAQSSLRHSTIDYTINTSGTHGISKDAFDSFLFLDGKPLATTSKNKDDAAVLDADKNYSIREVLAVRDKRLSEILDPVLSFRGHAYSRAGVAAFTTSTGYGIAKYDNPEELSVSDRNNIGYQYTDCPLYWISVIYLNFAEAKAEMGSLTQDDLNNSINKLQARAGLPAMTTTPDADPANNMGVSNLIWEIRRCRRCELIMDNWYRYWDLIRWHQLDKLDSTKYPNTMLGANVSNVPDCEEATKNGYIDASDAQIRTYEAKHYFYPIPTTQLTLNKNMKQNPGW; from the coding sequence ATGAAGAAATTATTTATATATGGGGTCACAGCGCTGGCGATGTTAACCGGTTGCAACGATTTGCTGGACAAATCCCCCTTGGATACCTTCACGAATACTCCGGCATACTGGAGCAACACCGATAATTTGGATAATCAGTGCAATACTTTTTATAACAACTTTACCGGCTTTGGCAACGGAGCCAGTGGAGGATGGTTCTACTTCAAAACAATAAGCGATGACCAGGTAGATGCAGAAAGCCATAACTGGACTTACACTAACGTGGTCGCATCTTCCACAAACTGGTCAGCCCCTTTCACAGAAATCCGACGCGCCAACTATATCATTGCCGGTGTACAGTCTTCCTCTCTTGATGAAGCAACAAAGGCCCACTATGAAGGTCTTGCACGCATGAACCGTGCGTGGGAATACTATCAGTTGGTCCGTATGTACGGCGATGTTCAATGGATAGACAAAGTTATCGACCCAGCCGACAACGAAGCCCTCTACGGACCACGCACCGACCGGGATGAAGTGATGGACCATGTGCTGGCAGACATCAATTATGCGTGCGAACACATTACCGCAAACAGCAATCGGCAACGTTTCAGCACCGACATGGCATATGCCATGAAAGCAGACATCACCTTATATGAAGGTACATACTGCAAATATCGCACTCAAGCAGAGAATGGCAAAGCCGCTGATGAGAGCCGCGCCAACAAATACTTGCAAGAATGTGTATCAGCCTGCGAATATCTTATGGCCAAAAACTACTCTCTAAGTAACAGTTACAAAGCCAACTATAATTCTGTCAGCCTGGCAAGCAATCCGGAAATGATTTTCTACAAGCCTTATGCACAAAGTTCGTTAAGGCACTCCACCATTGACTACACAATCAATACAAGTGGTACGCACGGCATTTCAAAGGACGCATTCGACAGTTTCCTTTTCCTTGATGGAAAACCGTTGGCAACAACCTCGAAAAACAAGGACGATGCAGCCGTATTGGATGCAGACAAAAATTACTCTATAAGAGAGGTTTTGGCCGTACGCGACAAGCGCCTGTCCGAAATTCTTGACCCGGTACTTTCTTTCAGAGGCCACGCCTACAGCCGTGCCGGTGTAGCAGCCTTCACCACATCGACCGGTTATGGCATCGCCAAGTATGATAACCCCGAAGAATTGAGTGTTAGCGACCGAAACAACATCGGCTACCAATACACCGACTGCCCGCTCTATTGGATTTCAGTTATTTATCTGAACTTTGCAGAAGCCAAAGCCGAAATGGGTTCTCTCACACAAGACGATCTCAACAACTCCATAAACAAGCTTCAGGCTCGTGCCGGCCTGCCGGCTATGACAACTACTCCAGATGCCGATCCTGCCAATAATATGGGAGTAAGCAATCTGATTTGGGAGATACGCCGCTGTCGCCGTTGCGAACTGATTATGGATAACTGGTACCGATATTGGGATTTAATCCGTTGGCACCAGCTCGACAAATTGGATTCAACCAAGTACCCGAACACCATGTTGGGCGCCAACGTAAGCAATGTGCCTGACTGTGAAGAAGCGACCAAGAACGGATATATAGATGCCTCCGATGCACAAATCCGTACTTATGAAGCCAAACATTATTTCTACCCGATTCCAACTACACAGTTGACCCTGAATAAAAACATGAAGCAGAATCCGGGTTGGTAA
- a CDS encoding HI0074 family nucleotidyltransferase substrate-binding subunit encodes MVQQDIRWIQRFEYTHELAWKVMKDYAEYQGYTDIRSSRDAIRKALEMGLIDDKQWTETIEARNLTSHNHDNDVVSEEKMQSLNTPSLFD; translated from the coding sequence ATGGTACAGCAAGACATACGATGGATACAGCGTTTTGAATATACCCACGAACTGGCCTGGAAAGTGATGAAGGACTATGCAGAATATCAGGGGTATACCGACATCCGCAGCTCCCGTGATGCCATACGCAAAGCCCTTGAAATGGGATTGATTGATGACAAGCAATGGACGGAGACTATAGAAGCCCGAAATCTGACATCGCACAATCATGACAACGATGTAGTCTCTGAAGAGAAAATGCAATCCTTGAATACACCATCCTTATTCGATTGA
- a CDS encoding nucleotidyltransferase domain-containing protein codes for MYGLTDNELEKLCNLFRKHEEIEQAVLYGSRAKGNFKPFSDIDITLMGDRLTYNTLSSLSDEIDDLLLPYSVDLSIYGKLKNADLLEHIHRMGIPIFSRPSN; via the coding sequence ATGTACGGATTGACCGACAATGAACTGGAAAAGCTATGCAATCTCTTCCGGAAACATGAAGAAATAGAGCAGGCTGTTTTGTACGGCTCACGAGCCAAAGGAAATTTCAAGCCTTTTTCCGACATAGACATCACGCTGATGGGAGACAGACTTACGTATAATACTTTAAGTAGCCTTTCCGATGAAATAGACGACCTGCTTTTGCCTTACAGCGTAGACCTTTCCATCTATGGCAAATTAAAGAATGCCGACCTTTTGGAACATATACACCGTATGGGAATACCCATATTCAGCCGCCCATCAAACTAA
- a CDS encoding HU family DNA-binding protein: protein MAILFDWYENPDSYDKSPEDKILHPRLRLNGSRSTDELRRDIQARCSLTETDVTAVLDAVSHVMGRELAEGRQVHLDGIGYFRVSLTTIEPVVAATKRKLTKVKMAGVKFRADQKLKNEIGTIKAKALKANEHSAKLTDKEIDRRLTNYFATRPFMTRNDFQSVCGMMRTTAMRHIRRLRTEGKLKNEGTMLQPIYVPVSGYYGKNE, encoded by the coding sequence ATGGCTATTTTGTTTGATTGGTACGAGAATCCGGACTCGTACGACAAATCTCCGGAAGATAAAATCCTTCATCCCCGTCTCCGCCTAAATGGGAGCAGGTCTACCGATGAATTGCGGCGGGACATCCAGGCACGTTGCTCATTGACAGAAACCGATGTGACGGCTGTGCTTGATGCTGTGTCGCACGTCATGGGCAGGGAACTTGCCGAAGGAAGGCAGGTGCATCTCGACGGCATCGGCTACTTTCGCGTGTCGCTCACCACGATCGAACCGGTAGTGGCTGCTACCAAGCGTAAGTTGACGAAGGTGAAGATGGCGGGTGTGAAATTTCGTGCCGACCAAAAACTGAAAAATGAAATTGGTACCATCAAGGCAAAGGCTTTGAAGGCAAACGAGCATTCGGCTAAACTGACGGATAAAGAGATAGACCGTCGGCTGACCAACTATTTCGCCACTCGCCCTTTTATGACACGGAATGACTTTCAAAGCGTTTGCGGCATGATGCGTACTACTGCCATGCGGCATATCCGTCGGCTGCGCACCGAAGGAAAGTTGAAGAATGAGGGAACAATGCTGCAACCGATTTATGTACCCGTTTCAGGATATTACGGTAAGAATGAGTGA
- a CDS encoding BT4734/BF3469 family protein yields the protein MKITLIREERESGKEAVSTQETDMLMEKLKTENKTGYITELRSIIPHLKGTNARYEHIDRLPRLYPAVEMTRTKAGEHRIKTYNGLVLLEVNNLAGVAEAELVKQQAALLPQTFAAFCGSSGRSAKIWVRFTLPDGGLPKNEDDIALFHAHAYRLAVKCYQPLLPFPITLRAPSLLQSCRMTVDEQPYYSPTAVAFCLEQPCALPSEDNYRQRKQQESNPLLRMTPGYEVADTCNLLFEAALDRAFRDLDNWRRGDDLRPLLSRLAEHCFKAGIPEEEAVRQTLMHYYREADEPLVRLTLHNLYGELKGFGTRSSLNKDQETAFRLEEFMKRRYEFRYNTVLGDLEYRQRDSIHFYFQPADQRVRSSIAMKVLKEGVRVWDRDITRFLSSDYVPLYNPIEEYLYNTGRWDGKDRIRALADLVPCHNPHWRELFYRWFLGMVAHWRGIDKQHGNNTSPLLVGPQGYRKSTFCRILLPPELRFGYTDSIDFKSKQEAERSLGRFFLINIDEFDQINANQQGFLKHLLQKPVANLRKPYGSTIQEMRRYASFIGTSNLKDLLTDPSGSRRFICIEVTGPIQTNVTINYRQLYAQAMHDIMKGERYWLDDTDEAIVKEYNREFERADPLEELFLCHFRGAEESEEGEWLTAMQIFNDLQQKTRDKLAINRIAAFGRTLRKLDILNKKSNRGTLYHLVRIEE from the coding sequence ATGAAAATCACACTGATCAGAGAGGAACGCGAAAGCGGAAAAGAGGCCGTCAGCACACAAGAAACGGACATGTTGATGGAAAAGCTGAAAACCGAGAACAAGACCGGATACATTACGGAGCTGCGTAGCATCATCCCGCATTTGAAAGGGACCAACGCCCGATATGAGCATATCGACAGACTGCCGCGTCTCTATCCCGCCGTAGAAATGACCCGCACCAAAGCAGGAGAACACCGGATAAAGACTTACAACGGGCTGGTACTACTGGAAGTAAACAACCTGGCCGGGGTGGCCGAAGCCGAACTGGTGAAACAACAAGCCGCCCTGCTGCCGCAAACCTTTGCCGCCTTCTGTGGCTCCAGCGGACGAAGCGCCAAAATATGGGTACGCTTCACCCTGCCCGACGGAGGGCTTCCAAAGAATGAAGACGATATCGCCTTATTCCACGCCCACGCCTACCGCCTGGCAGTGAAGTGCTACCAACCCCTTCTCCCTTTCCCCATCACCCTCCGGGCTCCTTCACTCCTACAAAGCTGCCGGATGACCGTGGACGAACAGCCCTATTATAGCCCCACTGCCGTGGCCTTCTGCCTGGAACAGCCCTGCGCCCTGCCCTCGGAAGACAACTACCGCCAACGGAAACAGCAGGAAAGCAATCCGTTGCTGAGAATGACTCCCGGCTACGAAGTGGCGGACACATGCAACCTGCTCTTCGAGGCTGCCCTCGACCGCGCCTTCCGCGATTTGGACAACTGGCGACGGGGCGACGACCTGCGCCCGCTGCTGTCCCGCCTTGCCGAACATTGCTTCAAAGCCGGCATTCCTGAAGAAGAAGCGGTGCGCCAGACACTGATGCACTACTACCGGGAGGCAGACGAACCCCTTGTACGCCTGACGCTGCATAACCTTTACGGGGAATTGAAAGGCTTCGGCACCCGCAGCAGCCTGAACAAAGACCAGGAAACTGCTTTCCGGCTGGAGGAGTTCATGAAACGCCGCTACGAATTCCGCTACAACACCGTGCTTGGCGACTTGGAATACCGGCAGCGCGACTCCATCCACTTCTACTTCCAGCCTGCCGACCAGCGCGTACGCAGCAGCATCGCCATGAAGGTACTGAAAGAGGGAGTACGTGTGTGGGACCGCGACATCACCCGCTTCCTGTCTTCGGACTACGTGCCGCTATACAACCCCATCGAAGAATATCTCTATAACACCGGACGCTGGGACGGCAAAGACCGCATCCGCGCATTGGCCGACCTCGTGCCCTGCCACAATCCCCACTGGAGGGAACTGTTCTACCGGTGGTTTCTTGGCATGGTGGCACATTGGCGGGGAATCGACAAACAGCACGGCAACAACACCTCGCCCCTGCTCGTAGGTCCGCAAGGTTACCGCAAAAGTACTTTCTGCCGCATCCTATTGCCACCGGAGCTGCGTTTCGGCTACACCGACAGTATCGACTTCAAGAGCAAGCAGGAAGCGGAGCGCAGCCTTGGCCGCTTTTTTCTGATTAACATCGACGAATTCGACCAGATAAACGCCAATCAGCAAGGCTTCTTGAAGCACCTCCTGCAAAAACCGGTTGCCAACCTGCGAAAGCCCTACGGTAGTACTATTCAAGAAATGCGCCGCTATGCCTCCTTCATCGGGACCAGCAATCTGAAAGACCTGCTGACCGACCCGTCGGGAAGCCGCCGTTTCATTTGCATCGAAGTGACCGGCCCTATCCAGACAAACGTCACTATCAATTATCGCCAGCTCTATGCCCAAGCCATGCACGACATCATGAAGGGTGAACGCTACTGGCTGGACGACACTGACGAAGCAATCGTAAAGGAGTACAACCGGGAATTCGAGCGGGCAGACCCATTGGAAGAACTTTTCCTTTGCCATTTCCGTGGCGCGGAGGAGAGCGAAGAAGGCGAATGGCTCACAGCCATGCAGATTTTCAACGACCTGCAACAGAAAACGAGGGATAAGTTGGCCATCAACCGGATAGCAGCTTTCGGGCGCACGCTCCGCAAGCTGGACATCCTCAACAAGAAATCGAACCGGGGAACACTTTATCATCTGGTAAGAATAGAAGAATGA
- a CDS encoding exo-beta-N-acetylmuramidase NamZ family protein: protein MKKLLLLAFVLCSSLLCRAQEERVILGDEQTSEYFPILKDKRIAIFSNHTGMIGDKHLLDILLENKFNVVAIFSPEHGFRGDADAGEHVSSSVDKKTGVPILSLYDGKSGKPSEASMRKFDILVVDIQDVGLRFYTYYASMCRLMDACAEYNRKVLILDRPNPNGHYVDGPILDMKYKSGVGWLPIPVVHGMTLGELGLMVNGERWLPASRTCDLTVIPCKNYTHQTLYKLPIPPSPNLPNMKSIYLYPSTCYFEATPVSLGRGTDLPFQVYGHPNMTGYSYSFTPRSIPGAKNPPQLGKLCHGVNLSNMSDEEIWKRGIDLSYVIDAYRNLNMDDHFFRSFFELLIGTDYVRKMIKEGKSAEEIKARWKDDVEKFKVQRKPYLLYEE from the coding sequence ATGAAGAAACTGCTGCTTTTAGCCTTTGTGCTATGTAGTTCTTTACTGTGCCGGGCACAAGAAGAACGAGTTATTTTAGGTGATGAACAGACTTCCGAGTATTTTCCAATCCTAAAAGATAAACGAATTGCCATATTCTCCAATCATACAGGAATGATAGGAGACAAGCATCTGCTGGACATTCTGCTGGAAAACAAGTTCAATGTAGTAGCCATTTTCTCCCCTGAACACGGTTTCAGAGGAGATGCCGACGCAGGCGAACATGTGTCCAGCTCGGTAGACAAGAAGACCGGAGTACCTATCCTCTCGCTGTACGACGGGAAATCCGGGAAACCAAGCGAAGCATCCATGCGCAAGTTCGATATCCTTGTGGTAGACATCCAGGATGTAGGCCTGAGATTCTATACTTATTATGCCTCTATGTGCCGGCTGATGGACGCTTGTGCAGAATACAACCGAAAGGTGCTGATACTGGACCGCCCCAATCCGAACGGACACTACGTGGACGGCCCGATACTGGACATGAAATATAAATCCGGTGTAGGTTGGCTGCCGATTCCCGTGGTGCACGGCATGACGCTGGGCGAACTGGGCCTGATGGTAAACGGCGAACGCTGGTTGCCGGCGTCACGCACTTGCGACCTGACCGTCATTCCCTGCAAGAACTATACGCACCAGACCCTATACAAGCTGCCGATTCCCCCGTCCCCCAATCTGCCGAACATGAAGTCCATCTATCTGTACCCCTCGACCTGCTACTTCGAGGCCACTCCGGTCAGCCTGGGAAGAGGAACCGACCTCCCCTTCCAGGTCTACGGGCATCCCAACATGACGGGCTACAGCTACAGCTTCACCCCACGCAGCATCCCCGGAGCCAAGAATCCGCCCCAGCTGGGCAAACTTTGTCATGGCGTAAACCTGAGCAATATGAGTGATGAAGAAATCTGGAAACGCGGTATTGACCTGAGTTACGTGATAGACGCTTACCGGAATCTGAACATGGACGACCACTTCTTCCGTTCCTTCTTCGAGCTGTTGATAGGCACCGACTACGTGCGCAAAATGATAAAGGAAGGGAAAAGCGCCGAAGAAATCAAGGCAAGATGGAAAGACGACGTAGAGAAATTCAAGGTACAGCGCAAGCCCTATCTGCTCTACGAAGAATAA